atttccctcgcgtgaattttgagtgaaagatggtgtggtttcaggtgagggaggttaaaataatgacttgcaaggctgcaaacagccttgagtgactcgtgcctcgattcgaatgagggagatcactcaattctatcagcattgctagcaagtttgtggtgaaatctgttgggttaaatgcttgtgttgtttttgggcgtgttacgtccgcgtaagtacgtgttggttgaggttgagcgtgtttgatttgcgagtcggttggagttggtagtaaaggttgtttggtgttgttttggtagccgtgggtttgattattgttgttcgtggttttgaaaaggaatctgttacgtatttggggcagcctttgtaactggctgcgtggggttctgacagttggcgcatctaacttggttacgctcgttaggacactgagcgacctcgtgagatccgccacatctgacacatttatccttggccatacaattagtttttgtgtgtccgaaccgttgacatttgtagcattggattattggtttttggtgtgtcttttccggttcggtcgtgtgtctttgaaaaataaaagcaaccgtttttaataatttgtcctgatcgtcttttttgttgacggttaccttgatcagtggcgtttttgtttcgttctgaatgagatgattctgttcgatgatgcaatgtcaaagccttgagttgttaattcttcagtgatttcatgatcttcaatgtcgaaatcgacacctctgattatgactgttagttttggtgtgtttgttttggtgttgtgatggtggcttgaacaccgaaggcatccttgggccagtgggccaaaatatgcgcaaactcttgaggttcggtacatttaatcatgattcttccattaggaagacgtttgatgtctttaaactgaatgcccggtaataggacctcagttgattgacaatctgtggaatgcgtgttgttttgtttactccttcgatgaacagagttgggattctgtagttaggagaattgtgtgtttgtgtgacagtgatggtgttctcagaattagtggcgatggtggtgttgtttgtattcaagtaattatcgttagagcaagtggctttgtcttcgttaacatgggttatgttattaatactttgatttttagaactattattagcgtcgttaaggttagggttagtagaatagtcagaaactatacttaccatgtcctttttcttcttcttcttcagcctcctcttgtttgatgtctcgtttgtttcatggaattctggtcttcgtgattcttcaGCTCCTGAGTTTTCACTTTCGGAACTCTCAGTTGAACTACTCAGTGATTCCgaggctggtccttcaatagctttattcagcatatccatgatctcgtcgttggaaagggcttttccgttggatcttgtcactatcttctttctcttcatattgttttactagtcctgataaggactaaggggtaaccttttttagtaaaactttatgcacttcacaggataatttagtcttcaatgtacttgtctcgcagctcttgacttgcacgtctgctctgcttgacggcgaccttgaaactCCCAAACTTGGAccaaattcagtcagcgtttaaattgcgcgctgcaggattgaaaagtagccaatcaATATGATATGAATAGTTCAAATATATAGTACTTTGTTTCCTGTTTCTCCagaaataagtaattatatttgaATACGGTATTTCTTGGTAAAATTAAACTAGTAGCTTAAAGTTTAGTATATGTTTGTATTACTGTTTCTAGTGACTTCAACGTTCCAACATTTTGGTAGCCGTTTCAGCATTTTTGTAGCTTGGCATAAACCTAAATGGATCTTcctattctgttttatttatcacTGTACATTTCCAATTTATTAATCAACAAAGGTATTGGAATAGCtgtttaaatgcattttattagGAGGCAGTGATTTATAAGTTACAGTAAATCATGCCTTATGTTTTTCTTACCATATCatttaatttacaattattttatactctaaagaaaaagaaaaaagtgactTTAAATATGATGTGTGAAACTAGTTTACAACCAGCAGAATTTAATGAAAacctttaattttaatatctggatactttttatttagtttgcctagtttgcccagttttgcaaaaaaaatattttctctgcagatccaaaaagtatttttataaagttaatgcacaataaatttgtattttattttatgtcatataatatgaaatttatcatagaaataaaattatttccccAAAATAGGAGTTTGAGTTTGTAATTGATGAAGTGattatttcactattttatatgtgattacttgtattttaattaaagagtaAACATTTTTTagaacattatttctttttaaggTAAACTTACATATCGAACTTTTGGTAGTGGAAGTCATACTTCTATTTGTTATTACtcattcataaataaaattgagTCAATTGCTATTTTCAGCATTCTTGTGCACAAGAAAACCTTATGAAAACTTGgttcattttgtttaatattaaaaacttaccTCTTCATGTAAAGTATATTCATATAATCTATttagttcaaaaaataaaacttttaatttattcttcaggaaacacacacacaacacattgTCTTTTGTGTGAAAGGATCTTATATCTTTTGGAAATTACAAAAGACATACAAGAAGTAGAGAGCACAAGAGATTCTTTATTATTCAGAGAAAGACACTGCAAATAGTCCTGCAAAATCATAATGGTGTGTTACtacaaaatattccaaaattaaaGGATTTGGTTCCACAGCATCCAGGTAAGTTACCTGGAAAGTACTCTTTGATATGAACAGCATCTCGGGTATATCACGAGAGTAATCTCTTAGAACAAACTTTGTAACTGCTTGAGGAAAAGGCTCAGAGACCTACaagaataaactgtaaaaacctTTGGTAAAGTTTCTGATACATCAGAAGTGTTATCAAAATAATCTGCTCAAGAACTGTATTTTTGTAAGTGGGTAATTCTGTCTATGATCAATAAGGTATGGAACAACAATTGACATTAGAGAAAAGAGATCCTTATCAACTGCCAAGTATGCCATTATGTGAAAATCTGTTTAAAGTAGTGAAGGAGCTGGGAGAATAAGctgaggaagtaatattacaggATGATTCTGCTATACAAGATATATTTAACAAAGGTTCCAATAAAATTCCTTTTGCAAGCATTCTTTTAAAAGTTTCACAACCACTGTCATCTGAGACTTCTTTGAGAATCCTTAGCCCAGTTTTTGGTCCTGTCAAACCCTTATGTAAATTTTTCATTGGTTTCCAAGGAAGAACATGTAGATTCCGAACTTTTGTCTGATGATGTAATGCATTTATCAAACACACAAGAAACTGGGTTTCCATCATCCATAAATATTGGATGGATTGTTGGATTGTCTATTGAATATGAGACAGTAGAAGACAGGACTACAGTATATATTGATTTAAAGACTGTTTGGTACAATTCAGAAAGGGACTTGTCTTTGGTATCTTCAGTGACAgatttgttaaattaattaagcTATTTCAACAAATTATATAGCTTGACTGGAGCATCATTTAACAAACCAATTGATTCTGTTTCACCTGCAAATGAGTGTGTAGAAGCAAATATCGAAAATTTCAGAGATAATAATGTGAAGGGTCTGACAACACATTGTAAATCTGGCTTGAACACTTCAGAAATTTCATATATTGAGTAGTTGGAACATCTTTTCATCTGTATATGGAAAActcaaacaacaacagttttaattCTTTTTGAAAGGATAATTATTTCTAATCCTTAGTTCCAAAGCATCAAAACTGTTCCAGAAGAATATTTATAAGAGGAATCAGTATAGGTTTAATTAACTTGTAAGAATGCATAATATCTATTGTTAGTTacctgtgtgtatatatattctgttattaaGTGTTTCCAATGTGACACAGTTTGTCAACTACTGCATGCTCTATTTTTGAAAGTTTCACAATGCttgtagtgttaatttatttcCTAGTCTGTGATCTAATATTTATAAGATTATAACCAGTGTATCATTGTTTCACAAGTAATATTACTGTTATGAGTAATTCACTTATTTAGTTATCATTTGGTAGATAACAATATCTTTGcttgtatttaattttctgatattttttatacttagTTATCTCCTGACAAGTGTTTCATGGTACTTAGTGTTGTTGTTCTTTGTGTTTAGCTCTCAAACAACAAGTGAAACTATCTTTATTATCATTTAGTTTTATTCCATTGGCTTACATAACATACTTTTTGTACCTGAAACATTTTTCTACATTTGTGTTTCTGTGAAAGTACAGATTTGTTTAAAGAATGTGACAGTCTCATATTCATATTATGTTTTGACATTTTGATAAgatattattaactttttaatttgtaACCAAAGAAAAAACATCACATCAGATATTGGTTTTTATGATAATTCGTGGTAATCAAGTAACTGGTTACTTCATTTATTACATTCATGTGTTGATTTATGCACTTCAGAATTAGCTTATAAAATGTTCaccaatttaagttttaaaaatatatccttCAGTGCTTTTGTAAGTagtaactaataattattttctagtgTTATACTGTAACACTATTATAAAGAATGTTGTTAAagacttttataacaaaaaatgactTCAAGAAGtgtgttttgaaaattaatcagttaaatgttttatgttacttcAAATGAAATGTGCCAATTTTTGTAGGatgataaaaatgtaatttttaaataagagttgttaaattattttttgttaaactgATAAAGCTTGGaaagtacaagtttttgtttttcatgttaaattaCATCACATATCTGTTACCATTTTGCAAAGTTAACTTGTTGTCTAGTACTTgtcataatgtgttttaatacaCGTATGTTAACCAagatttgatattttgaaaacttAGTACTCTTTGATTGATCatacaataaagataaaagtttaattattaaatacaatgatACAGCCTTCAAAGTTGCTCCAAAGTAATGTATAATGTCTATTTTGAGTTTATGTGTTCATGAAAGCCCTTCTATTTTGATGTGTAATTTATTATAACGTTACtgtgttactttaaaataataaaatgcagtGTACATTTTGTCTTTTGTGTACTTGTTTAGTGGATTTTATATTACCTGAAACTTGAGGATTAACTTTATTAGTAggttaaaagataaataattaagGAAATTAAAGGTCATAATTTTATAACTCATTTCTTAATATGAAGCTGCTTTTCATTCAATTAGGTACAAagaaatttttttcttaaaacagtaTCTGTAACTATGTTTTtttgtacttctttaaatacattattaatttaaaaatagtgtATGAATTGCAGAAAAATGTGTTACATCAAACATTGTAATAGACCTGTTTTCAAGAGAGATTCATCTAGGTGGAATTATATTCTTTGAATATATTCTTTCCTATAAAAACAAACTGCATTTTAAATTGAAAGTCTTATAGTTTTGAATTTGAACTGTTACATGGCAGAGAAACAGTTTCAAATGGTAAGTCAGAATTTTGAATCTTGACTCCTTTTGTATTACCTGTATGCCACTGACATAAAAATGTTACCAGGAAGAAGCATATCTTCTTTGATCCATTTCACTTAAGATTTCCTTCCTTTTGTTaggaactacatgacttacataCGGTACAACCTTTCTTGTTCTTGAGCAGTATAGTTTGTTAAATCATACaagtaaataagatataaaatttgCATTTCaaaaaatgtgatatatatttaaacaagcaACTGTTGTGCATGGGAATAAATTTTACTACTGGTTCACATTTTCTTTCAAGTTTCGAAAATGTACCCGAGAAATAGTATAAAGTATCGACTAAGATCAACATTTTGGCAAAATAATAGTTTGGTGtagttttcgtttgtttgtttgattttggaatttcgcacaaagctacgcgagggctatctgtgctagccgtccctaattttgtagtgtaagactagagggaaggcagctagtcatcaccacccaccgccaactcttgggctactttcttaccaacgaatagtgggattgaccgtcacattataacgccccacggctgggagggcgactatgtttggcgcgaccgggatgtgtacccgcgaccctcggattacgagtcgcacaccttaagcGCTAGGCCAAGCCAGGCCCATTGtagttttcagtttaatatttaaatcctttaacttataaaactaaaaggaagaaTGAGACTTTAGTTGTTAgtttttattgtctttaatttCTTGTTATCACTTTGGTAACTTATAAGGtattttttgaagtattttgtGCATGGGCTCAATTTGATATGGAGTGGTAGTAGTTTGGGCTTAAAAGCTGTTACATTATCATACCATAAGCTCTTAAAAGACTACAATTTGTAAAGTCCGTCTCAGTTACACttaagaagtttttttgttttttggaataaaaataaaccttaagtttttgttttgtaaatcaatcatacaaattttaaataacttcTGGTGTGTTTTTTTGTATACATAAGGATTGACTTCGTTCACGAAACATTTAAGGTTTTGAACCAAATATACTCACAGTAAagatttgatgttatattttgtggATTGCAAGAATCACAAGATCTTGAGCAGATATTACTCCTGAactgatttataatttatatattaaacacaactTGAAAAGAAATGATTATTATTGTGTAGTTAAGATTCTGTTTAGATTTTATTCAAACGTaattttaataagttgtttcaattttcttttgGAAAATCAGCCTTCAAGTAGGTTACTAGATTCATGGAAAATAAACTGCCATTACTATATTACGAAATGAATAGTCGAATGCAAAAGTTTTCCTTTCATCTATTCTGTTTTTCGCAAATTTATAAGGTATGTTTAGTTCAGTCAATCATACTGAGATATGCTTTCAAGTGATGTGCAATTAAATGctgtatattattttgatattaatttaaagaAGCATGCATCTATTTTCAGACCTAAGTTATAGGAGACgttgaattttgttattttttatattgtatgaGAACTACTGATAgcaattttaaagataaacagcccaatttaattatttttacataagtttGCATGTTTTCGGaaggttaatatatataaattgttttatttgagaATAAATGAAGATGATTAAAATaccaaatttgttttttatgacaTCATATGGCAAATTGTATTCAAAACTTGATCGATTAGCTGCATATTCCGtagatggcctggcatggctaggttggTTAAagcgttcaattcgtaatctgagggccgcggtttcgaatcccagtcacactaaacatgctcgctctttcagccgtgggggcgttataaagttacgttcaatcccactattcgttggtgaaagagtagctcaagagttggcagtgggtgctgatgGCTAGCTTCCTTCAccctagtcctacactgctaaataaggggcagctagcgcagatagccctcgagtagctttgcgcgaaattcaaaacaaaccgaaattCCGCAGGtttttatagataatatataaataatttaaggtAAAATTACTTTTGCAATAGGAATCAAATATTGGTTTTGTGTAAAAAGCAAACTGCTATCAGCTTTTCATACAAAACGTTTCTGGTCTCATTTCCATTCACTTAAGTTATTTATAAggaaggtacatcttcaaagtgtGGTAATATGTGTACAATCCAACTGCAATTAAACTACATTACAGAAAAGAAAGCGCATGATTCATTTTTTTCTACACATTACTTCTTCCTTGCGTATAAATAACATGTCAAACAGTGGACActaggataatatatatatatattcacatttattttaaattgccgCTAACGACTAGGCCTGGTGGATATAGTACTTGAATTGTAATCTACGCGTCGCGGATTCGAACCGTCGTCACcgaaaatgcttgccctttcaaccgtggtggcgttataacgtgGCTGCATtcccactgttagttggtaaaagagtggcccaaggaACAGTTCATAACTTCGTATAACTAATACTtagatttctaaaaaaaaaactgatacgTCTTTTTCATGCGAAGTGACGAAACTGCACAAACCTGAAgcaatataaattacaataacactttctatggcctggcatagccaggtggttaaggcgctctgaGGCGTAATCTGAAAGTTgggggttcaaatctccgtcacaccaaacatgctcgccctttcagccatgggggtgttgtaatgtgatggtcaatctcactattcgtttgtaaaattgtagcccaagagttggcggtaggtggtgatgactaactgccttccctctaatagtacactgctaaattagggacggctagcgtagatagtcctcgtgtagttttgcgcgaaattacaaaacaaacattctacaTCTACTACGTAATctgatgtttattgtgttctaAAACCATAGACGAACAAAATTTGTTGATAGCCTATAAATACATAAAAGATGATAAACTAAAAAATACGACTAAGTTTGTGCGAGTCGTATTTTGGTCGTGTTGTGCGCGACTTCGAAGGGTAAAGTATCATACTATTTAGACCTCTTCCTCACTTCTGTTTGTGTATCGCGTAGGCAGTAATTAGTACTGCTTATGTAGGGTTTGTTCATCGAAATGGTTTTAAATATCGCCTCAACAagacatttttgttattaaatattctaccccttttgtaacaatatcaatGTAATGAATGAGCCACAAGTTCTAGGGATGTGTGTAAATATAATAGCTAAAAGTTTGAATTtcgtgttttttcttttttcttctgctTTTTTTAACTCTGAAACCACAACAATAGTGACAACCAATTTCACAGATGTGATACGGTTTCAGACGGACTacccacttttataagtattattattttcaagtaGTAATTTATAAATCATAATTATAACGTAAACGATGTTATCGTTACTTCTTGGAATTAATTTTCTCACAGAAATTTGGTGTtccttcaaaaatattaaatacaaggtggaacagaaattaccagccagtaacatataaatattacaatttgaaccttattgttataaatacaaccttcccaTGCATGTTGAAACATTGCAGTAAATACAAGCAAAATTAAGTAAGTAATTATAAGGATGGctgatattacttttaaaataatgcaaacaagatagAATGGATGACATCTGCGTCATTCCTACATAATAGCAGTGGTAAGTGTtaacatatagcaatatatatatataactatgtaaTCGCATTTGACTTATTTTATTCTATTGCCATCTATTAACGTTCAATAACATTTGTGTGCCTGTGCAGGGGTAGAATGCATTGTTTTTgtaggattgatattagccattgccacatttatttttcttattgaaaaaattgtttactgTGAAATGTTATTATCATGAGATCAGGAtatcaaaatttgattatttactCTGATTTTGTATACCCTCTTAAGAACCATGTCcttgaatataatgtttatagcTTATAGTGCTATtttactatttcattttatttagcaGCATAAATACAGTTTCACACTCGCAAATAGTTCTATAGTTAACCATCACTTTTCACTTCATAAAGTTAGTAGACGCGTATTTTACGTAAATAATACGTAAATAATCGTTTTAAATACACTTTTGATATCTAAATCTAAGCAATTATGGTCAAGCAGAGGTGATCGTTTTCTTATAGTACTCGTACATATTGATTGGAAATTAGTACTTACTATATCATCATCATGTATGATATAACGATATACGGGAGTTACTAAATCATTTTAATAGAGATCTTTAtccaaacttttgtttttttaatttcgcgcaaagctagggctaactgcgctagcttcccctaatttagcagtgtaagactagagggaagacaactagtcatcaccactcaccgccatctcttggactactcttttaccaacgaatagcgggattcaccgtcacattataacgcttccactgctgaaaggacgagcatatttggtgcgaccctcggattacgactcgaacgcctcaacccacctgaccatgccgggcctccaaacATTTGAACGAACAATCAAGGAGTCTGTCGTGCTTTTGGTTGTAAACATACTCTTGAAGAAAAAAGTTTtcaattcttgttttttttaggtttttttcgTGGTTGAGTGGCTTTTCAACTCTCGATGCCTGCAAATGCCCACTGACAAGTCAGGTTACGAAAATGTAGCAACCAGAATGTGAAGAAAGATTGTGTCATGTGGTTTATTTTCGTCAGAAAAGTCTCCAAGTAAAACGTTTTTTAAAGAATTGTGTATAATGGCAAACTCGTCTGATCAATTACACTTTAGAgtataaaagaaaatactaaacACTAGGACATCTGGTAACCCTACAGTTAAGACATCTCACGCGAATAGTATCTTCCTTATTCTTTAGATGTTCTTGTCGAGTATCCACATGTATATAAAAGGATAAAAGTGGTTATGTTTTCGATGATCGTTGTTAGGAGTTTTGATGGGCGTTGGTCACAACATGATTAAAGTTTTCTCTAGATAGTTTAGTTAAGGTTGTATTTGGAGCAGTTATTTTTTTCCTAATATATTCACCACTAATATAAACTTGTGGGAAAATAAGGTGAGTAGCGGCGTATCATTGCAAACCATttgtatggtttgaatttcgcgcaaagctactcgagggctatctgcgctagccgtccctaatttagcagtgtaagactagaggaaaggcagctagttatcaccatccaccgccaattcttgagctactcttttttttaccaacgaatagtaggattgaccgtaactttataacgcccccatggctgaaaggggcgagtatgtttgatgtgatgggattcgaacccgcgacccttggattacgagtcgaatgccttaaccacctcgctatGCCAAGCCGCAAACCATTGGTAAATGCtcaattttaatacatactgtGAAACTATTATtcacaatataaaacacaaattgaAATGCGAGAAACTGGTTTGTTGGTATGAACGATTTTGAAGGTTTATCTAGGCTTCTCGACTCCTGCCCAGTGGCTCAGCATTAATTTGGTggcttataacgccaaaattcgggtttcaatactcacGATGGGTATAATATCGATACACCACTGTGTACATTGTTTTGCACTAAAGAACAAAACGTTTCTAGTCCCTTACTCATTGCCTCAGTAGTAAGTTTGAGAACTTATACATTTTAAATCTTGAGTTCAATACCTATGGTAGGTATAGTACAAATAGCTCGTTGTTTAGCTTCGTGCAACcctaccaagaaaaaaaaaatcattgaaaataGAAATGTTAAATTGAGAAATTATTCTTTGCCGAAGgaattatatgtaattatttgaAAGGAACATTTCATAATAACCAAAGATTCATCTGGAAATTAC
This sequence is a window from Tachypleus tridentatus isolate NWPU-2018 chromosome 5, ASM421037v1, whole genome shotgun sequence. Protein-coding genes within it:
- the LOC143250804 gene encoding uncharacterized protein LOC143250804 yields the protein MKRKKIVTRSNGKALSNDEIMDMLNKAIEGPASESLSSSTESSESENSGAEESRRPEFHETNETSNKRRLKKKKKKDMVVKKLDELHPHIPSVSPLVNQMII